The Malus domestica chromosome 10, GDT2T_hap1 genome contains a region encoding:
- the LOC103425620 gene encoding E3 ubiquitin-protein ligase MBR2-like: protein MQGQGSGIDTFIEITDVGLGSLSNSTTMSQQTSLNNMLNPVENRLSSYMVTSGEIPCLNASSNQNLSGSGEPSSRLGPVDDDGMKLGQGWSSPYSACPVIGHSSEERRVEQNILFPGRALIGISGNQIQDGPSFSQGFQNENINSGYVGSSGNTVPGMEDDISGGLETEQTSSGSASPDIVGTLSRSTDFLVEENDGNPGSSFGSWGLSCKRKALEGTSGQAYSGGSSSSLPQAETSAWNTVSARYSPSNLSLSTPLRSSPSGGPSEQNSRTRFGLILGASDTFPSIDATGNGASSLQEFFCRGACSGPQQESAPSNLSSQWRSTTAAATNSAGPQSQFPGMHMSGLSGNMLPFPWTGASSSRVGSLPSSLLSGYRGAELRGEANLRSIPRNNVEHSTFATASDMRNSAQDPTIWGLASGELSISVGAPSSSRSSPSSGIRFVPTPALIRANNFPSENHQRTIDWSLFPSIDSQPGGHSHFNSVPSGPASSQDSGSSSGSNNQGRHLPYPRSAFLVDRQGDDALNMPQSLQALAADIEGRRRLISEIRQVLNAMRRGENLRAEDYMLLDPFIYHGMAEMHDRHRDMRLDVDNMSYEELLALGERIGDVSTGLSEETIMKCMKQRIFLCISEKSPADLEPCCVCQEAYADEDDIGTLDCGHHFHTSCIKQWLMQKNLCPICKTTALLT from the exons ATGCAAGGTCAAGGGAGTGGTATTGATACTTTCATTGAAATCACAGATGTTGGGCTTGGATCTCTCTCAAACAGCACTACTATGAGTCAGCAGACTTCTTTGAATAATATGCTAAATCCTGTTGAAAACCGGTTGTCAAGTTATATGGTGACATCTGGTGAGATTCCGTGTTTAAATGCCTCTAGTAACCAGAACTTGAGTGGTTCAGGTGAACCTAGCTCTAGATTGGGTCCAGTTGATGATGATGGAATGAAATTGGGACAAGGTTGGTCATCTCCTTATAGTGCTTGTCCTGTGATTGGTCATAGTTCAGAAGAAAGACGAGTTGAACAAAATATCCTTTTTCCTGGGAGAGCTCTTATTGGAATCAGTGGCAATCAGATTCAAGATGGGCCATCTTTTTCTCAGGGCTTtcaaaatgaaaatataaattctGGATATGTGGGAAGTAGTGGTAATACTGTGCCTGGCATGGAAGATGATATTTCAGGTGGATTAGAAACAGAACAGACGTCTTCTGGTAGTGCTTCACCTGATATTGTTGGGACTTTATCCAGAAGCACCGATTTTCTGGTTGAGGAAAATGATGGGAACCCAGGTTCTTCTTTTGGATCTTGGGGTTTATCGTGCAAGCGAAAGGCCCTTGAGGGTACTTCAGGCCAGGCTTATTCTGGTGGAAGTTCTAGCTCCCTTCCACAAGCTGAAACTAGTGCATGGAATACTGTTTCTGCTCGTTATAGTCCTAGTAATTTAAGTTTATCTACACCGTTGCGTAGTTCTCCTAGTGGTGGTCCTTCAGAACAAAACTCAAGAACCAGGTTTGGTTTGATACTTGGGGCATCTGATACCTTTCCTTCAATAGATGCAACAGGAAATGGAGCAAGCTCACTGCAGGAATTTTTTTGTAGGGGGGCTTGTTCTGGGCCTCAGCAAGAATCTGCTCCATCCAACTTATCATCACAATGGAGGTCAACAACTGCAGCTGCAACAAATTCGGCTGGTCCCCAAAGCCAGTTTCCTGGAATGCATATGAGTGGTTTGTCAGGAAACATGCTTCCTTTTCCTTGGACTGGTGCTTCCAGTTCAAGAGTGGGCAGCTTACCAAGTTCTCTTTTGTCTGGATATAGAGGTGCTGAGTTAAGAGGAGAAGCAAACTTAAGAAGCATTCCCAGAAACAATGTGGAGCATTCAACTTTTGCAACTGCCAGTGATATGAGAAATTCAGCACAGGATCCCACAATTTGGGGTCTGGCCTCTGGAGAGTTAAGCATTTCTGTAGGTGCCCCTTCCTCTTCAAGAAGTAGCCCCAGTTCTGGCATTCGTTTTGTGCCTACTCCTGCATTGATCCGTGCCAACAACTTTCCATCTGAAAATCATCAAAGAACAATAGATTGGTCTTTGTTTCCTTCTATTGATTCTCAACCCGGAGGTCATAGTCATTTTAACTCAGTACCTTCAGGACCTGCTTCCTCACAGGATTCAGGAAGTTCTTCTGGGTCTAATAACCAGGGTCGTCACTTACCATATCCTAGGTCCGCATTCTTGGTGGACAGACAAGGTGATGATGCTCTTAATATGCCCCAGTCACTGCAGGCATTAGCAGCTGACATCGAAGGGAGGCGCCGACTTATATCTGag ATTCGTCAAGTTTTGAATGCTATGCGTAGGGGTGAGAACTTACGCGCCGAG GATTATATGCTCCTTGACCCATTCATATATCATGGCATGGCTGAGATGCACGACAGGCACAGAGACATGCGCCTTGATGTTGATAACATGTCTTATGAG GAACTGCTGGCACTGGGGGAACGTATAGGAGATGTTAGCACTGGACTGAGTGAGGAGACTATTATGAAGTGCATGAAACAGCGAATATTTCTCTGTATTTCAGAAAAATCCCCAGCAGATCTGGAACCATGCTGTGTCTGTCAG GAGGCTTATGCTGATGAGGATGATATTGGCACACTAGATTGTGGGCATCACTTCCACACCAGTTGCATCAAACAATGGCTAATGCAGAAGAATCTGTGCCCGATTTGTAAAACGACAGCCCTGCTTACTTGA